The DNA window atattaccaaatgCTAAGTATTTagatgaaaaatatataaacattaaataaaatattaccaaaataaaaatttcccaaaataaaACTCCACATGTTATGCCCCCTACAAACAACTtcctataaaaatattaaataaaattaaatacagCCAAATTTCGGTCATTATGATTCATTACCCAAACAATTAAAGTCTTAGTTCCCACTAACAAGCGATTTTTTGACAACTAAGGATGGACCTACCACATGTTAGTCTCTTTGTTTTGATTTATGTAGCATTCAAAACAGCtcaacaattttttatttatttattattttttttttttttgacaaaaaatagctcaacaatttaaaataagattagaaAGGGAAAACAACTTTGGTTGATGAATTCAATCATCTAATCTGtgattggaaaaataaattcaataaTACAAGCCAAATCAGCTATTGAATGAGAATATATGAAATAACTCCAACTTTTCTCTACCAGATTCAGTAGTGGTAGGTACACCATATTTAATTTTACACCCTCCAAGTAATATTAGATACAAATTACAGCTAAATTTACGAAAAAAGGGAAACATATGAATATAAAGAAAGAAGGCGAAAAGAAATCATAATGGTAACTGAACAAAAAGAACCAAATTGGATGATTTTGATAGACTAAACGCTGAAAACAGATCACATGAGCAGGGTAAAGGAACAATTAGTTTTGTACCTTTTTTCCTTTGATTGACTCAACGCCCTTTGGGGTTCATGATCTGCGAAAACACAGCACTTGGTGTTAACCCATCCGAGTCTTCACTTGCTAAGCTCCGCCCACCAATGCTCATGCTCATCCCACTGCTTCTAGAATCTGTTACATTACCATCGAAGGCATTGGGGTCCTTCTTTCCtttcaagtccataaatggctCCTCCTCAGCGTCCATTTTGCCAAAACCCTCACCACTTTCCTCAGCACTCTCTTGCAGCTGCAAAGCAAACTCAAGGTTCCACAAAACATCTCCCATGGATGGCCTCTCAATGCTTTGGTCAGAAACACATTTCATGGCTGTCTCAGCAAACTTCTTGAAGCATTCTGGGGTAATTCTTCCCTTGAGATAGGGGTCTAGTATCTGATCAAGAATGCCTTTCTTGTGGCAATGTGCAGCCCACTCTGCTAAGCTCACTTGCTCTTTGGCAAGTGTGGGGTTTAAGGCCGGCCGAGCACACAAGATTTCAAAGAGGACAACCCCAAATGAGTAAACATCAGATTTTTCAGTAAGTTGTTGCCGCCTGAAGTACTCAGGATCCAAGTATCCAAAGCTACCTTTTACAACAGTGCTGACATGCGTGTGATCCAATGTAGGACCTGTTTTGGACAATCCAAAATCAGAGACCTTAGCCACCCATTTCTCGTCCAAAAGGATGTTGGTTGTCTTGACATCTCGGTGGATAATAGTGTGCTTGGCTCCAGTGTGAAGATAGTGCAATCCACGGGCTGCACCAATGCATATCTCAAGCCTTTGCTTCCAGGGCAGTGGGGGTTTTTGGGTCTTGTATAGATGCTCACGCAGTGTTCCATGAGCCATGTAGTCATAAACAAGAATCATTTCACAGTTTTCTTCACAATAGCCAATCAATGAAACGAGATGGCGATGGCGAAGCTTTGAGAGCATTTCAATCTCAGTTTGGAATTCGTGAACACCTTGATCAGAGAGAGGGTTACCTCGCTTGATAGCAACCTGAGTTGTTCCCCCATCGATTTCACCTTTGTAAACCTTGCCAAAACCTCCCACGCCAAGGAGTAGAGCTTCATCAAAATTTTTGGTCGCTGACTTGATCTCAGCAAATGAGAAATGGCGGCAAAGATTCGAAGGCAGAGAAGACGTATAACTTCCTGTTGTGTTTGTCTTGGCAGAACCTGCAGAATGTGAATTTCCATACAGGGAAAGTGGAAGCCATCCAGAAGGCCCATCACTTGAACTTGCATCCTTGCCCTGCCTATTGCGGCGCAATACAAACATAGCAAGAAAACCAAGGAGAAGAGCTAGAACAATTCCACCAGATACGCAGCCAGCTATAATAGCTGTTTGACTCTTTTTACCATGGCCAGATGATGCTCCAACCCGTGATGGGTCAATTTGATCTTGCTTAGGAAGAGGAACTGGATTGAGGCCTGCAAGACTCCCAGTCGTATCATTAATCTTGAATAACTCCAAGCCATTAAGGATTGCGTCATAGAATTGTGACTTTGTAGCAGTGTTAGGATGCAGCGCAATCCACAAATCCTGCTGTGGGCTCCCCTTAGGAGCCAAAACTACATAGTCCTTATACAAACCAACACCATTTCTCTGGTCAGCCCAAGCAGCAACATCAGCTTCTTCTACAGCTGTTTGATTACCGATGAAGATTGTAAACACTCTTTGATTTTGCTTGGTTATATTTGAAGCAACCTCACAGAAATGGAGCCTAACCAGGTAAGAGAATCCCGAGTCGATAGACAGAATCCAAGTTAAGTTGTAGTTCAAGTTGACGCTGGCAGTCGGTCCCATTGATCTGGCAGTGCTATACACACTTATGGGAGCAACATAAGTACGTGTACTATCAATGTAAGTAATCGTCATGTTAGAATCAGCAGTTTCCGGAACACCAAAAGATGCCCCATACAGATATGGAGTGTCATCATACCAGGACCTATACAGACCTGTATCCCCCGAAGGCGAAATATCATTTCCACCAGCATTCAACCGGTAAATATTCTCAAGCGCAGTGCTGTTATCCATGGTGTACATGTTATTCTGACCGACAACCATTGTACCTTCAGCAGGACTAGAATACATGTCAGGCATAGACAAAACCTCAATCCCATTCACGAAGGCATACCCATTTGGAATATTAGAAGAGGGTTTAAAGGTAAGACTCAAAGTATCACCTTCCACATGGACCGAGTACTCTTTCACAATCGAAACAAAGTTCAAAGCTTGCGCTGTTTGGGCAGCACTGAAGTTCTTGACAAGAGTATATGACTGAGCCGTGATGTCAAAGACGCCATCGGAGGCGTTTAGGCCCGAGTAAGATGCCGGGTAGAAGTAGAGGCGAACGAATTTCCGGCCTGGGGCGACAGAGATGCTGTAAGTGAACTCTGATTGGAAGACTCTGGCGGTCATGTAAGGGACAGTGGAAACTGAAGGATCTTGAAAGGAGGCTTCGGATGTGGTTGATTTCGCACCTTTGGATAGAAACAAAGACCCTTTATCTGAGGTCCATTTCTTCCCATCTATATCGGTGTCGGACGGTCCTCCGCAGTTAAGGAAGATTTGATCGGCCGGAACGTAATCAGCGGCCAAAATCACATCAACTGACAAGCTTAAACACAACAAAAGCAGGAGCCATAGAGCTCCACAATTCACCAGGTTCTTCATGAACTCACAAATTTATTTGACGATTAcgatatagaaaaataaaaagtatactagtttctaAGAATCCAAGATCGAGATCTGAGTTTTTCTAGACACTTGAAAACTGAGAAATTGCAGTCCACGGGTACCTCAGTTTTCAGAAAATAATAATCGAACTTGAAAATCAAGCACCACCCATTAATGGAATGCAGTGGTTAGAGAAAGTAAACCTATGAATATGAGTACATTTCAAGAAGTAAGCTAAAGGGAAACCATATGCGGAGAAACTGTGATATTTGTGCAGGAAGAAAGTAGGTCTTACCTCTTCTCTTTCTTTGAACCACCGTACCGAGACGGAGGAAGGTCGAACTGACTGAGTCGTAATCGGTAGAAAACGAATACCGAAATAAATATACATGTACAGAGTCAGAGAGAAAGAGTTGAGGTTGTGGAAGAAATAAACAAATGGGTAGACTTTGTAGTTGAAGAAAGTGGAAGAAGCATTTTTACTTCTTTTATTTGATCAGCTATGGTGTTAGGCTGTTACCAAAGTTAAAATGACGATTAAGTCCTCCATATTTGGTCATTGTGTCTTATAATTGTACTATAGAATGACGAATATACCCTTCTTTTGGTAGGCAGGAAAAGGGATATGATAGGATGACAGCTCAGTATAGTTAGTTAAGTGATCACAGAAAGGGAAGGAAACGCGTCATTAAAACTTTCAAAAACCAATTCAATTCTTTGAACAGGTTAGACCTATCTCCACGCGTTTCCCTAAGCTGTAGTGCGTTTCCTTGTCTGATTTTAGCAAaaacattttatttaacataAGTAGCAATTTTATCTCCAAAATAATAATTCAGTccttaaaatatacaatttattaATCATTGACCTGTCATAGGGTCGGACATAACCAGAATTTGCTTGGATATACTCAATAATCATGCAGATTACTGAGCGATAAACAAGACCCTCCTATGCCTCATTTCGAAAACCAAAAATCCCCACCAAGTGGCTGACTACCGTCCCATAAGTCTCTGCAATATCAGCTATAAAATTGTTGCAAAATGTCTAGCCAATAGTGTTggaaatgttgggttttatgccctaaataaaactcatttcaatataatcagatttacttattaatatagatcagaaataacatttaatgttgcatggttcacatgatttatttcatgattatatgtacataatgtataaattcatctgaaacccttttcacatacttgatcctgtttattgtgtcgtcaacacattggaaagtaaacatgactatgtgaataaagtttcctagatttatcagacatagggttttactgatatgataatctacaacaagagtttacttgtatttggagaaatactatgttctttccagaacattggttaaagtaaagctcaggttggatgcatggagtatgcatcggaagggaccgatattgaactttgacttaaatttaattaaacttaccgtaaaatctattcaagtcaatatcgcctagttgatcctagatcaaatgatcttaatccagatatgattaggctcaatcttgaaaggctattcgtgttctttgatttgttagttaagcctacttttaggtcagggtgatacgtacattttgggaacacggtagtgcaattgagtgggagcgctatcataaacatggaatctatagcttctatctggcgaatagtaagcaaaggatgatctccttcgagcttgaccaaacgaacataaatggtggagtactcatttcacataagctgaaatatcatttatacggggtcaagtgttttaaggaataaatacattgtagggtgtaacggtaatttaatccctttacagtgtagatcattcatatagaggatcattgatcaaattaggattataacaatggataactaatgatgtgtctatatggtggaacatatagagcattctatatactgagagtgcaattctaagttctatgcgtggattcaacgaagaattaataagttagtgaattttagtgttaaattcttgatctacttattggaagctcggttatatagacccatggtccccccactagttgagataatattgcttgtaagactcatgtaattggttttgattaatcaattataattctcaaattagactatgtctatttgtgaatttttcactaagtaagggcgaaattgtaaagaaagagtttataggggcatatttgttaattatgatactttgtatggttcaattaataaatatgataaatgacaatattatttaataattatttatagttattaaatagttagaattggcatttaaatggttgaattaggaaattggtatttttgagaaaatcagatacaaaaggtgttaaaattgcaaaattgcaaaaagcaaggcccaatccactaagtttagggccagccacttttgtaggaaatttaaactgattttttcattattttaatgccatataattcaaatctaaccctagtaggaatgctataaatagatagtgaaggcttcaggaaaattacactttctgaatcagaaaaacctgagcctccactctcttctctagccgccactctctctctcttttcttcctcaatatttcgaacctctcttagtgattagagtagtgcccacacacatcaagtgatacctcaatcatagtgaggaagatcgtgaagaaagatcatcagcaaaggagattcagcatcaaagattcagagaaagagatccaggttcggtatattgataatgctcgctacgtaaaggaatcaagggctagatatctgaacggaaggagtcatattattccgctgcacccaatgtaaggtttcttaaactttatatgtgtttatttcatcgttttagaaagttcatatttaggatgttaataaacatacttgtgagtagatctaagatcctggtaaaataaattccaacaactggcctcagagccatggtaattgatttacttgcaagaaatttggactttaaaacgattgtttgtatgttctttggatggtatcatgttgtattgagtgttatttgatgattgattgatgtttgtgaaattttcgtgaaaaataattgtgatttcgtttctggaattatttttattggatagtatggaaaaaattaagcaagttagccttttacagaactcaatttggattttatttgaattagttatgattttttgaagatttgacaaaatcggggccgtgtcttgatagtttcgcacgatcgcagaactgtccgtacagtttcggattttttcctttttcttcaatttttcatactttttcatggaattaacttccaattttttgtatggttttgtatatatactattactattcctaattcaattctaattatcattttgaattaatttaatttttttaaaattaattcaagatattagtgtaatttgaattcgaatagaattagtatttatctttttgcttaaaaatctatcttattttaaaatttgattatatcttatcttattttaaatttaaaaataagatatttataattatgtaatttttaaatgatataagatattttgctaatttttttaaattttgttattttatttatttaaattaaatttaaaatttgaaaaagatatttatttatcttttctaattttttatttaatttttatttataaaataacatttaaaatttaaaagtagttagcaaattttttttgaaatgatatttaggttggttgaaacctaatttttcaaaaattgtaggtttaattttaaattttaatttttttttaaaaaaaaaaaaaaaattttcgaatttttcaaatttttttaaattttttcgaaaaattatttttttatttaattaattattttcgaaattaaatatttaatttaaaattaaataaatcctacatccaactatccaactaaccttgttgcaggagtatgtgttttagcttatgtgtaagtttttaaaacctattattacttgattgcaaatagccatggttactttttgccagatctaatgatctgatggctcccttggtcaagttaataatttgtaacaggtaaattttacaatcttctttcatctgtgtatgacctagcaacatgataggacccatccaaagtgtgcctgtgtgagcctatgtgtttaattttattatagatgcatataggttaatgttgctaaataaaatgtcatagtcattgatagattttatttaggcccatttagttttgggcttattcaattaataacagttgttcttattaaggttaaattcctctcttttgggccttgtgtgagagttgggagccatagaagtgggtacgacatactgaacccagcaccccctcacacaaaccaccccaattgtgaaggcccatttgcctgatttgaatgatcgtactaggttaattaaactagtttaacctaataaaattgattagcaacataattaatttcatttattttgaaattaatttaagaaaaatatagtttaaggaattttatattctaagctaaactatatgtattttcttgtatttaattaaatatagaattataaccatctagattctttctggaacttaatttaaatttttcattaaatattcctatttaagttgatatttagttatcttcaactaaccaacttaaatctgaatatcttttgaattcaaaatttcaaaattaagttgaggaattttaggcattggttattaagattctttagatattttttaagttaatatcttttcaaatattaacttaaaatggaatattttcaaattaagtggttacaacttaatttttgatatttaattaaatttaaatttgaaaatatttaagttctagatttttctagtacaacttaaattagatattttttcaaattttgtggaaaagatacttagtcaaataagatattttctagatagttatttatagactacttattatttctaatattaaataggaaaatattataaattgtgaaattaattatttattaattaattttggtacaatttattttaaatatattttttcctagtattaaactagagattaataattaagccttctctacacttaattatttatttcttgaatttaatacatttaattaatttgaaaattaaatatctaagttgatttttatcatcatacttaaatatttctttttcatgacatttaattaaatagaaaattatttttagttgaaatttatttttttttcaactaaatttaaataattttcaaaatatattttttctttattttattaatcaattttcgaaattgtatttcttaaatgctagaatttcgaattttatcttgaaaaatagattaagttgtaaattaattattttaattaattcttggatcaacttaaatcaatgattttttcatttattgattaatttaaaataaattgaattaaagtatattattagaaatagaattaattagtcaaaggaaaatctagataggtgatatttttgcttgaagtatttttctagtgtatttaattaaatagaaaattaatatttaagttgattttcatcatcatacttaaatatttgaaatttttcttatatatatttaattaaataggaaaattatattttttgttgtaaattaattttattaattaattttgggccaacattaaattagaataattttttcaggatttattttttattttaatatgcatttttcgaaaattgtattcttatatactttaatttttcgaaatgcaatatatatttatagaaaattaaatttgagttgtaaattaatttaaattaattttgtaacaacttaaatattttttttctaaatatttattggaaattattactaagatggaaataattcatgttattttcatatccatctaagtaaaatttataaatattaaattaaaatttatatttagaatttttcattctaaattggaaattttaaataaataaatatatatttaaaataaatagaataaataaagagaataaatgaaaatacaactctttttaaataatgagctttattatcaagagacattcgatctccattgtgggttttacaccgcgtttgttttagtgagtaatcctccctaatggaggaacgttcattagcaatttcgcaccgtttaacctcgcatgataagtagtttgtaagtgttttgtatggtatggatcaccctaatggtggcgaccatacttgacttgcaaattatgaaacaatggtggaagctcataagatagaattgccttgactctcgcctaaacgggacaacgctcgaattccaatcttgatcgaataaaaggttgctagaatgtttaacattttagacgagccgacaactctattcaatgaatggtagctttgactctcgcctaaacgggacaacgatatcgagtttgttgaaaaccttggaaattatttaggattgtaagttttagtattttcacttgtcattcctacttgctatatgcttataatttacgaattgtgtatgaatttatattgaaccatgttatttttcgttattaagttgtagtttaatttcgaatcttcattgttggtctaacttggcttgtttatctaatgagataaatccctagtggattttcaccattagacatacataatagtgttagatttcgaaagataaatattgtacatgcgacatctagctgttcatcaattgatgacaccttagactagtatttttacgatatgaaacaagaagattatataaataagattactttgactttcgctaatcgaagcatcgttggattcttattttaaacgaaattatcctaattcctcttagcttattcatttcgaattagctttcaaaacatatcattggatgaatggtctataaatcatttcatgtcattttatatgacgcatatgattataatcccgaaattctattcccaattgatataaatcctcaatcttagaaatctcctacttgtatgggcaaatctgacttagagtttgtattagtagtgctggtccaagatagaattactcattatatttggtataaatttaagtctttgactttaattttagattccaaatagaaattttcttaaatttctaattccagaatacaatacagttacactttctcaagtgtttaatatccatcttttattaatggattaaaagcgtatggaatgtgagttaggtgattctgtgaccaggatccacttgaagtattctaagaactctttgatgtaactaaacctatatcatccaaagacactaccacattttttttaatctatggcatttgtatcttgttcatagtggttttgacaagatcaatctctgcaaagagttaatatgcctatatccactgaaagtagttcatctcattcgcagatggatgtacattcaggggtggatatgagtttttcgttgtattcttaaaacgataactctagattataccttatgcaaagaaatttgaaatgtttgaaaaatttcatcaatttctagcaatggttaaacaccattaaggtatgtggttaaagatcttgcgaactgataggggtggagaaatagttagtagatatgcagttcaaagatcattacattgatttttgaattatatccaaacttacctcccgtaaatttcgagttgcatgttgatgattagttacttagtcgttgcctaattccttctatggtaatacaatttcagaatgatgtaatggttgtatacttaatgtaaatcattactagattcatggatgacctaatcaaaatcttaagaaaagctagaaccattaaccatggtttgttagctattctaagtgattaggggtggaccatcccattgtcaatagataagaaagtgtttgttcaaacaaatactacttttctaagataatgactaagtctgaaaacaagtagcaaataaaggagatatttaattcttgattccaaaaagtgttctatcatcttatataacatatgatgatcccactgcctctgttgtcttgtcacaaccgaagagatcaataccatttagttttcttagacataattcacggtgccttgtcgtagtgggagagtttctaggaactcaccttcttatgacttgggagacactagtgattaaaatccattgtgagtttaaacaagtaatggattgtcaagataagaaactaagaagaaagccaatagaactatggtttaatccattcacatggagtaacctaaagttttctattacaaggacataaaaggaaattttagttaataagtctattctatggacttaacaaacttcctgttcctagcattataggtttgagtttatctaaacctatggcttatggtatacctagtaattacttactctaatgcaagcaacttactttagtaaaatgctgaagcattttctttctaatggcaatctatagaagcttcacaacttcttaggtatagattttatttatctaaggaaaagtcttaactattccagaaaagataaagccatgaaagaatttcttatatcaacagtgagaggtcttagatatgcttttgtatgccttagaccggacatgttgttgagtgggagtaatgagtaggtatcagattaatccaggagaagaacattggaagacaatcaagtaaattttaagattaagaagaggaactatatgctagtctataagggtgagtttaaaactcttagactacacaatatcatatttcgaaatttgcctttgtgctagtaaatctttctgataagatggtgattactctgggggtggaatagtgattttggaaaagtgtaaaaacgtatctgaagtctctaagtctatcGAGAGAGAGgcgaatgttaaagctgcagaaaggtacttattcagtctaaggaaagttctatacatttttggcatcattccaaattgccttaaactactagtgttaatttcctgattaaccaaacgtagttgccaaaggtatagaatccagtatcccaagagagtagacatatagagaggaatttcacattatcaatgattttgtgattaaaggaagagtaatggtggagaaaaggttgtggttaattcaaccttttagatcatattacgaggagtttactactactacacttgatttgtatatcaaggtgttgagattatttgaaacgcactttttgttttatattagtgcaagtgggagtttgttgggttttatgccctaaataaaactcatttcaatataatcgtatttacttattaatatagatcgaaataacatttaatgttgcatggttcacatgatttatttcatgattatatgtacataatgtataaattcatgcgaaacccttttcacatacttgatcttgtttattgtgtcgtcaacacattggaaagtaaacatgactatgtgaataaagtttcctagatttatcgtacATAGGGTtttgcgatatgataatctacaacaagagtttacttgtatttggagaaatactatgttctttccagaacattggttaaagtaaagctcaggttggatgcatggagtatgcatcggaagggaccgatattgaactttgacttaaatttaattaaacttaccgtaaaatctattcaagtcaatatcgcctagttgatcctagatcaaatgatcttaatccagatatgattaggctcaatcttgaaaggctattcgtgttctttgatttgttagttaagcctacttttaggtcagggtgatacgtacattttgggaacacggtagtgcaattgagtgggagcgctatcataaacatggaatctatagcttctatctggcgaatagtaagcaaaggatgatctccttcgagcttgaccaaacgaacataaatggtggagtactcatttcacataagttgaaatatcatttatacggggtcaagtgttttaaggaataaatacattgtagggtgtaacggtaatttaatccactTTAcgatgtagatcattcatatagaggatcattgatcaaattaggattataacaatggataactaatgatgtgtctatatggtggaacatatagagcattctatatcgagagtgcaattctaagttctatgcgtggattcaacgaagaattaataagttagtgaattttagtgttaaattcttga is part of the Cannabis sativa cultivar Pink pepper isolate KNU-18-1 chromosome 5, ASM2916894v1, whole genome shotgun sequence genome and encodes:
- the LOC115717645 gene encoding receptor-like protein kinase FERONIA isoform X1 → MYIYFGIRFLPITTQSVRPSSVSVRWFKEREEFMKNLVNCGALWLLLLLCLSLSVDVILAADYVPADQIFLNCGGPSDTDIDGKKWTSDKGSLFLSKGAKSTTSEASFQDPSVSTVPYMTARVFQSEFTYSISVAPGRKFVRLYFYPASYSGLNASDGVFDITAQSYTLVKNFSAAQTAQALNFVSIVKEYSVHVEGDTLSLTFKPSSNIPNGYAFVNGIEVLSMPDMYSSPAEGTMVVGQNNMYTMDNSTALENIYRLNAGGNDISPSGDTGLYRSWYDDTPYLYGASFGVPETADSNMTITYIDSTRTYVAPISVYSTARSMGPTASVNLNYNLTWILSIDSGFSYLVRLHFCEVASNITKQNQRVFTIFIGNQTAVEEADVAAWADQRNGVGLYKDYVVLAPKGSPQQDLWIALHPNTATKSQFYDAILNGLELFKINDTTGSLAGLNPVPLPKQDQIDPSRVGASSGHGKKSQTAIIAGCVSGGIVLALLLGFLAMFVLRRNRQGKDASSSDGPSGWLPLSLYGNSHSAGSAKTNTTGSYTSSLPSNLCRHFSFAEIKSATKNFDEALLLGVGGFGKVYKGEIDGGTTQVAIKRGNPLSDQGVHEFQTEIEMLSKLRHRHLVSLIGYCEENCEMILVYDYMAHGTLREHLYKTQKPPLPWKQRLEICIGAARGLHYLHTGAKHTIIHRDVKTTNILLDEKWVAKVSDFGLSKTGPTLDHTHVSTVVKGSFGYLDPEYFRRQQLTEKSDVYSFGVVLFEILCARPALNPTLAKEQVSLAEWAAHCHKKGILDQILDPYLKGRITPECFKKFAETAMKCVSDQSIERPSMGDVLWNLEFALQLQESAEESGEGFGKMDAEEEPFMDLKGKKDPNAFDGNVTDSRSSGMSMSIGGRSLASEDSDGLTPSAVFSQIMNPKGR
- the LOC115717645 gene encoding receptor-like protein kinase FERONIA isoform X2, which gives rise to MKNLVNCGALWLLLLLCLSLSVDVILAADYVPADQIFLNCGGPSDTDIDGKKWTSDKGSLFLSKGAKSTTSEASFQDPSVSTVPYMTARVFQSEFTYSISVAPGRKFVRLYFYPASYSGLNASDGVFDITAQSYTLVKNFSAAQTAQALNFVSIVKEYSVHVEGDTLSLTFKPSSNIPNGYAFVNGIEVLSMPDMYSSPAEGTMVVGQNNMYTMDNSTALENIYRLNAGGNDISPSGDTGLYRSWYDDTPYLYGASFGVPETADSNMTITYIDSTRTYVAPISVYSTARSMGPTASVNLNYNLTWILSIDSGFSYLVRLHFCEVASNITKQNQRVFTIFIGNQTAVEEADVAAWADQRNGVGLYKDYVVLAPKGSPQQDLWIALHPNTATKSQFYDAILNGLELFKINDTTGSLAGLNPVPLPKQDQIDPSRVGASSGHGKKSQTAIIAGCVSGGIVLALLLGFLAMFVLRRNRQGKDASSSDGPSGWLPLSLYGNSHSAGSAKTNTTGSYTSSLPSNLCRHFSFAEIKSATKNFDEALLLGVGGFGKVYKGEIDGGTTQVAIKRGNPLSDQGVHEFQTEIEMLSKLRHRHLVSLIGYCEENCEMILVYDYMAHGTLREHLYKTQKPPLPWKQRLEICIGAARGLHYLHTGAKHTIIHRDVKTTNILLDEKWVAKVSDFGLSKTGPTLDHTHVSTVVKGSFGYLDPEYFRRQQLTEKSDVYSFGVVLFEILCARPALNPTLAKEQVSLAEWAAHCHKKGILDQILDPYLKGRITPECFKKFAETAMKCVSDQSIERPSMGDVLWNLEFALQLQESAEESGEGFGKMDAEEEPFMDLKGKKDPNAFDGNVTDSRSSGMSMSIGGRSLASEDSDGLTPSAVFSQIMNPKGR